Proteins from a single region of Chelonoidis abingdonii isolate Lonesome George chromosome 20, CheloAbing_2.0, whole genome shotgun sequence:
- the OMG gene encoding oligodendrocyte-myelin glycoprotein: MEYQILKTRPCLLVLLIFIPTVLCICPSKCTCSGNNRNVDCSGRNLTTLPHELQDNITYLNLSFNHFVDLDHQLTRFTNLRTLDISNNWLKNIPAHLPKSLWEIYAMGNNIKVLQKLDTAYQWNLKVLDVSRNMVERAVLINNTLSSLKFLNLSSNKLWTVPTNMPYNIETVDLSNNFLTQILPGTLVRLLHLTNIYLHNNKFMYIPDKAFDRLFQLQVITLFNNPWSCNDKQNISYLLKWVKETAAIVIGSPCLNQTMSWTNGTPLLSAPTVTDTNLTGKGTKAAETNGSPMATDSIQVTKIREQFRANEVTLSATLSQTVLFTSTDRPLLLYPEVPTTQKISSHEAAATHTIYIKNSTDMNSSMMSSMGSSTTPMTLSITSRMLTNYSKMPPQSTAVTLRKEESTTNIFNTHAPSKASICEMYSFYVAMLNAVVILIG; encoded by the coding sequence ATGGAATACCAGATACTGAAAACACGTCCTTGTCTACTGGTCCTTCTGATTTTTATTCCCACTGTTCTGTGCATTTGTCCTTCTAAGTGTACGTGCTCAGGAAACAACAGAAATGTGGACTGTTCCGGCAGAAACTTGACTACATTGCCACATGAACTTCAAGACAACATTACATAtttaaatttgtcttttaatCACTTTGTTGATCTTGATCATCAGCTGACCCGGTTCACCAATTTGAGGACCCTCGATATTTCGAATAATTGGCTCAAGAACATTCCTGCTCATCTGCCCAAGTCTCTATGGGAAATATATGCCATGGGTAACAATATTAAAGTTCTTCAGAAACTTGATACAGCTTACCAGTGGAATCTTAAAGTGCTTGATGTTTCCAGGAATATGGTAGAAAGAGCAGTACTTATCAACAATACATTGAGCAGTCTCAAGTTTCTCAATCTCAGTAGCAACAAACTTTGGACAGTTCCAACCAATATGCCCTACAACATAGAGACGGTGGATCTATCAAACAACTTCTTAACACAAATACTTCCAGGAACACTGGTGAGACTGCTACACCTTACAAACATTTATCTGCACAACAACAAGTTCATGTATATTCCTGACAAAGCTTTTGACCGGCTCTTTCAACTACAAGTCATAACACTTTTTAACAACCCATGGTCATGCAACGATAAGCAAAATATCTCTTACTTGCTTAAGTGGGTGAAGGAAACAGCAGCCATTGTGATAGGGTCTCCATGCCTCAATCAAACTATGTCTTGGACTAATGGCACACCACTTTTGTCTGCTCCCACAGTTACAGATACTAACCTCACGGGTAAAGGAACAAAGGCAGCAGAAACGAATGGCTCTCCAATGGCAACTGACTCAATCCAAGTGACAAAAATACGTGAACAATTTCGAGCAAATGAAGTTACGTTAAGTGCTACCTTAAGTCAAACTGTATTATTTACAAGCACAGATAGACCATTACTCCTCTATCCAGAAGTTCCGACTACTCAAAAAATTAGTTCGCATGAAGCAGCAGCCACACACACTATCTACATTAAAAATTCAACTGATATGAACTCAAGTATGATGAGTTCAATGGGATCATCCACTACTCCCATGACCCTAAGTATTACCAGCAGAATGCTAACAAACTACTCTAAAATGCCTCCACAAAGCACAGCCGTTACCTTAAGGAAAGAGGAGTCcaccacaaatatttttaatactcaCGCGCCCTCCAAAGCAAGCATTTGCGAGATGTATTCATTCTATGTTGCAATGCTTAACGCAGTGGTAATTCTGATTGGCTAA
- the EVI2B gene encoding protein EVI2B → MTPQTTTTEESESTDGSWIAALLIGIILTGMMIVIIIILLWKCSKKPARVDPNWAGRSPFADGDTPDTFVENTKEMELVTKRTSVLSILPWKVNKNTPLDDSKSSESQEGPEKPPSCITKEKSNPSTPTLKRDSGQLAANISVSSSNINTGPPPPVSDGLCDVCDPSLNPILPPPKSLDLPPPPDKGQENHCPEISKSPEFQSEAQSHFPPPPDLINQDTVKGGSGPLAANVSVSSSNINTGPPVSDELSYVCDPPLNPILPPPESLDLPPPPDWLNEGPENHCPEISKSLEFQSEAQSHFPPPPDLTQQDVN, encoded by the coding sequence ATGACACCTCAGACCACTACAACAGAAGAAAGTGAATCCACTGATGGGAGCTGGATAGCTGCACTGTTAATCGGCATAATTTTGACTGGTATGATGATAGTTATTATTATAATTCTTCTGTGGAAATGCTCAAAAAAGCCAGCTCGAGTTGATCCAAACTGGGCAGGTCGCTCTCCATTTGCAGATGGAGACACACCTGATACCTTTGTGGAGAATACTAAAGAAATGGAGCTGGTCACAAAACGTACCTCAGTTCTCTCTATCTTGCCATGGAAAGTTAACAAAAACACTCCCCTGGATGATTCTAAAAGCTCTGAATCACAAGAAGGGCCTGAGAAGCCACCCAGTTGCATCACAAAGGAGAAGAGCAACCCATCTACCCCTACACTAAAGAGAGACTCTGGCCAATTAGCCGCCAACATTTCGGTTTCCTCTTCAAATATTAACACTGGGCCCCCACCTCCTGTTTCAGATGGACTGTGCGATGTATGCGACCCTTCACTCAACCCAATCCTTCCGCCACCTAAATCACTTGATCTGCCACCTCCACCTGACAAAGGCCAGGAGAATCATTGTCCCGAAATCAGCAAATCCCCTGAATTTCAATCAGAAGCACAGAGccactttccccctcctcctgacTTGATCAATCAAGATACAGTAAAGGGAGGCTCTGGCCCATTAGCTGCCAATGTTTCGGTTTCCTCTTCAAATATTAACACTGGGCCTCCTGTTTCAGATGAACTGAGTTATGTATGTGACCCTCCACTCAATCCAATCCTTCCCCCACCTGAATCACTTGATCTGCCACCTCCACCTGACTGGCTTAATGAAGGGCCGGAGAATCACTGTCCCGAAATCAGCAAATCCCTCGAATTTCAATCAGAAGCACAGAGCCACTTTCCCCCTCCACCTGACTTAACCCAGCAAGATGTAAATTAA